The following nucleotide sequence is from Alphaproteobacteria bacterium.
GCGCCGACACGCCCTTGCGTCCGACGTTGCGGATATCGGCGCGCGGCAAACTGCCCGCCACGACCGGCAGCCGGTGGCGCAGGGCGGACTGGAAGAGCGGCTCGTATTCCAGCCAGTCGGGCCAGCCGGATTCGCCCCACTCCAGCGCCGTGCCCAGCGCGGCGGCGTTTTCCGTGTGTTCGGCGACATGGGTGTCAATAATTCCCTGCCGGTCCTCGTCGATCATTTCAAAGACAATTCCGGGGCGTTTCCCGGCGGCGGCTAACTGGTCCAGCAACCAGGCCTGCAGCAGATGATGATCGGGATTGTCGTGTTTTTCGCCGAGAAAGATCAGATCGGCCGCCGCCAGGGCCCTGATCAGGGTCGCGACGGGGACGAATGCCGACGTATCGGGCGACCACAGACGGCCGGCCAGCGGGTGGTCCGCCGACAGGGTCGTCGTCCATGCCGGCGGCACGGCGGCGCCAGCGCTGCCGGTCGCCAGCAGCGAGAGGGCGATGCAGGCGACGTGAAACATGCGGAACATGGGCCTGGAGTACATGGGTCTAGATATGGCCATCCGCGGATTATTTGCAAATCGGCATGAAAAAAACGCCAATTGTGGTTTGACCGCCTTGGCTGTTTTGTC
It contains:
- a CDS encoding ChaN family lipoprotein, producing MYSRPMFRMFHVACIALSLLATGSAGAAVPPAWTTTLSADHPLAGRLWSPDTSAFVPVATLIRALAAADLIFLGEKHDNPDHHLLQAWLLDQLAAAGKRPGIVFEMIDEDRQGIIDTHVAEHTENAAALGTALEWGESGWPDWLEYEPLFQSALRHRLPVVAGSLPRADIRNVGRKGVSALPDDRRRRLGLDAALPEKTQAVLLDIVARGHCGLMPRESLTPMVAVQRVRDAVLADNMIRAFERPETDSAVLIAGAGHARRDLAAPRTAASLAPQAETVTLAFIEVDDAVDAPAQYAENFSAAALPFDYVWFTPRANDRDYCAELRERFSGHGKPKQP